A genome region from Desulfomicrobium macestii includes the following:
- a CDS encoding class I SAM-dependent methyltransferase: MTPEPRGRRRSGPSSFQPGLATDVWNALGLKAGDVFVDLGCGPGDYALDAAKRVGPHGTVLALDTWNRVLGELHADAKRADLTTILPVCADIAASLPVAAHRVDACLLAMVLHMPGRTTHLGLMLDEARRVLKPGGRLGILEHAGNDQLPEGHPARRLTPEWFTTAAESHGFSRLELMELNRSWLLVLAAVTP, from the coding sequence ATGACGCCTGAACCTCGCGGCCGGCGCAGGTCCGGTCCCAGCAGTTTCCAGCCCGGCCTCGCCACAGATGTCTGGAACGCTCTTGGCCTGAAGGCTGGCGATGTTTTCGTCGATCTGGGCTGTGGGCCGGGCGATTATGCTCTGGATGCGGCGAAGCGGGTTGGCCCACACGGGACGGTGCTGGCTCTCGATACCTGGAACCGCGTCCTTGGCGAACTGCATGCGGACGCCAAGCGGGCAGACCTGACCACCATCCTGCCTGTGTGTGCGGACATCGCCGCCTCCCTGCCCGTGGCGGCGCACCGCGTGGACGCCTGCCTGCTGGCCATGGTCCTGCACATGCCCGGCCGCACGACCCATCTGGGCCTGATGCTGGACGAGGCCCGCCGCGTGCTCAAACCTGGCGGACGCCTCGGCATTCTGGAACACGCCGGGAATGACCAACTACCCGAAGGGCATCCGGCCCGACGCCTCACGCCGGAATGGTTCACGACCGCAGCCGAAAGCCATGGTTTTTCCCGCTTGGAATTGATGGAGCTGAACCGGTCGTGGCTTCTGGTCCTCGCGGCGGTCACGCCATGA